Proteins from a single region of Candidatus Thermoplasmatota archaeon:
- the purF gene encoding amidophosphoribosyltransferase: MCGIVGIIGGKPVSRLIYHSLFSIQHRGQSSAGMLTYDGNIHVTKDAGLVRDVFNEEKKINKPGNIGIGHTRYSTAGMDDLESLKRNAQPEYLVNPFLAAVHNGNIYNCLELSKTTKRQPRTECDIQWLLLPMADELYKKELTVETIFKACENVMHKVKGSYSVLFIADSGEAPFLFAVTDPRKIRPLVLGKSNGMYCLASETRVFKKINFEYVKDVLGGSIVVIDKDGNIYEKQIVKKQEMPCMFEFVYFAKPDSRINDRSIHKTREEIGRLLAQEQPVDADIVVPVPESGRRYALGFSKESGIPIDEGIMKDKDERSFIQQTQESRDKVVSEGLSFLRSVLEKKRVILIDDSIVRGTNIRKIVRGIKDAGAKEVHVRIGCPPLIAPCYLGIDMRSRKEFIARNEDGSIKSWEKIAKEIGADSLGYISIDGLKKAIGFEVCKGCIEFPEGYPPEMHDDVKKMFKNDKKGVRAYECM; the protein is encoded by the coding sequence ATGTGTGGTATTGTTGGTATTATTGGGGGAAAACCTGTTTCTCGGCTTATTTATCATAGTTTGTTTTCTATTCAGCATCGTGGTCAGTCATCTGCTGGTATGCTCACCTATGATGGTAACATTCATGTGACTAAGGATGCTGGTTTGGTTCGAGATGTTTTTAATGAAGAAAAAAAGATCAATAAACCCGGGAATATAGGTATTGGGCACACACGTTATTCCACAGCTGGTATGGATGATCTTGAGTCGTTGAAGAGGAATGCGCAACCAGAGTACCTTGTAAACCCTTTTTTAGCAGCGGTTCATAACGGTAATATATACAACTGCTTGGAGTTAAGTAAAACCACTAAAAGACAACCTAGGACAGAATGTGATATACAGTGGCTTCTTCTACCTATGGCAGATGAGCTTTATAAAAAAGAGTTGACTGTTGAAACGATTTTTAAGGCATGTGAAAACGTTATGCACAAGGTCAAGGGTAGTTACTCTGTTTTATTTATTGCCGACTCAGGTGAGGCACCGTTTCTTTTTGCTGTGACCGACCCACGTAAAATCAGGCCTCTAGTACTTGGTAAATCTAATGGCATGTACTGCCTCGCCTCTGAGACTAGGGTTTTCAAGAAAATCAACTTCGAGTACGTAAAAGATGTGCTAGGTGGATCAATTGTAGTCATCGATAAAGACGGGAACATTTATGAGAAGCAAATAGTAAAAAAACAGGAGATGCCATGTATGTTCGAGTTTGTGTATTTCGCGAAACCTGATTCACGTATAAATGATCGATCTATACATAAAACAAGAGAAGAGATAGGGCGTTTACTTGCGCAGGAACAACCAGTTGATGCAGACATAGTAGTCCCAGTACCTGAATCTGGTAGAAGATACGCTTTAGGTTTCTCAAAGGAATCAGGTATACCAATTGATGAGGGTATAATGAAGGACAAGGATGAACGCTCATTCATACAGCAGACACAGGAAAGTAGAGACAAGGTTGTATCAGAGGGTTTATCTTTCTTGCGTTCTGTTCTAGAAAAAAAACGTGTTATCCTAATAGATGATTCCATAGTAAGAGGAACAAACATAAGAAAAATCGTTCGAGGCATAAAAGACGCTGGAGCAAAAGAGGTACACGTAAGAATAGGTTGCCCGCCACTAATAGCACCATGCTACCTAGGAATTGATATGAGAAGCAGAAAAGAGTTCATAGCCCGGAACGAGGATGGTAGCATCAAATCATGGGAAAAAATAGCCAAAGAAATAGGTGCAGACTCACTAGGATACATAAGCATAGATGGTTTGAAAAAAGCTATAGGTTTCGAAGTCTGCAAAGGATGCATAGAGTTCCCAGAGGGATACCCACCTGAGATGCATGATGATGTAAAAAAAATGTTTAAAAACGACAAAAAAGGCGTAAGAGCCTATGAATGTATGTAA
- a CDS encoding MarR family transcriptional regulator yields the protein MIEITTGTIDEQIIKILLKTYPVTVNDLEKILHLPKTTIMRFLQKLQSKGILRLEPLPDKTYIRLLRHDFSFIGKKHQKKFIKHKTTGKKRTPKNYEGIMYT from the coding sequence ATGATTGAAATAACAACTGGGACAATAGATGAACAGATCATAAAAATATTACTAAAAACCTATCCAGTAACAGTAAATGACCTAGAGAAAATTTTACACCTACCAAAAACAACTATCATGAGGTTTTTACAAAAACTCCAAAGCAAAGGAATACTAAGACTAGAGCCATTACCAGATAAAACATACATACGCCTACTCAGACACGATTTTAGCTTCATAGGTAAAAAACATCAAAAGAAATTCATAAAACATAAAACTACAGGTAAAAAAAGGACACCAAAAAATTATGAGGGGATTATGTACACCTAG
- a CDS encoding S-adenosyl-l-methionine hydroxide adenosyltransferase family protein, with translation MKIITLLTDFGSKDGYVAQIKGVISFITDARIIDITHDVTPHNIREAAFILRNTSPYYPIGTVHLAVVDPGVGTDRKGLIITTKSQILIGPDNGVLIPAAKFLGDLTVYEIKNNEYMLKNVSNTFHGRDIFAPIAAHIVNGVSFDKLGDKTKNFVDLDFGETCMSKKDITGKVVYLDHFGNIITNIDGTSVKEVLDYNKKIKLSINNKPREAVFVKSYGFTKKGQLLATIGSSNYLEISINQGNAAQKLNAKPDDKIKITF, from the coding sequence ATGAAAATAATAACGCTTTTAACTGATTTCGGCTCAAAGGATGGGTACGTCGCTCAAATTAAGGGCGTAATATCATTTATAACAGATGCAAGGATCATTGACATAACACATGATGTTACGCCCCATAACATAAGAGAAGCAGCGTTCATATTAAGAAACACTTCACCATACTACCCTATTGGGACAGTGCATCTAGCTGTTGTAGACCCAGGGGTAGGTACTGATAGAAAAGGTTTGATAATAACAACCAAAAGTCAAATACTAATAGGGCCAGACAATGGTGTTTTAATACCAGCTGCTAAGTTTTTAGGGGATTTAACTGTTTATGAAATCAAAAACAATGAGTATATGCTAAAAAATGTTTCCAACACCTTCCATGGACGTGACATATTTGCTCCAATTGCTGCTCATATAGTAAATGGTGTTTCTTTTGATAAACTAGGTGATAAAACAAAAAATTTTGTTGACCTAGATTTTGGAGAAACCTGTATGTCAAAAAAAGACATCACAGGAAAAGTGGTTTATCTTGACCATTTTGGTAATATTATTACAAATATAGATGGAACATCAGTGAAAGAAGTTTTAGACTATAATAAAAAAATTAAACTGTCTATAAACAATAAACCAAGAGAGGCGGTTTTTGTAAAATCATATGGTTTTACAAAAAAAGGTCAGTTGTTAGCAACTATCGGTAGCAGTAACTATTTGGAGATTAGTATAAATCAGGGTAACGCAGCACAAAAACTAAACGCTAAACCAGATGATAAAATAAAGATAACATTTTGA
- a CDS encoding flavin reductase family protein produces the protein MKINGDLNKFYHYAFPTQAVLVTCNDEKGKTNVITIAWHTTISRKPPLYGISVAPKRYSHELIERTKEFVVNFVPYSLADKVNFCGTYSGRKKNKIGETKLTLIPAQKVKAPLIKECYAHLECKLAKTLPIGDHTLFVGEVVNILLDENAFVDDLLDNEKIQPTYYVGDNIYTTLDKKEKKWL, from the coding sequence ATGAAAATCAATGGAGATTTGAATAAATTCTACCATTATGCGTTTCCAACACAGGCGGTGCTGGTAACATGTAATGATGAAAAAGGAAAAACTAATGTTATTACAATTGCGTGGCATACAACTATTTCCAGGAAACCACCATTGTATGGTATTTCTGTGGCACCAAAAAGATATTCACATGAACTCATTGAAAGAACAAAAGAATTTGTTGTAAATTTCGTTCCTTACTCGCTAGCTGATAAAGTAAATTTCTGTGGAACATACTCTGGGAGAAAAAAGAATAAAATAGGGGAAACAAAACTGACTTTAATACCAGCTCAGAAGGTGAAAGCTCCTTTGATAAAAGAATGCTACGCCCATCTTGAGTGTAAACTAGCCAAGACTTTACCAATCGGGGATCACACATTATTTGTAGGGGAAGTTGTCAACATACTATTAGATGAGAATGCATTTGTAGATGATTTACTTGATAACGAGAAAATTCAGCCCACATATTATGTTGGGGATAACATTTATACTACTCTTGATAAAAAAGAGAAAAAGTGGCTCTAG
- a CDS encoding DUF357 domain-containing protein produces the protein MDDKTRIRKDIIMFEENIGNMNEKLKTQNSKVVELAKQYYEDSKYYLGKKDYFTAFGCINYAHGLLDAIIKF, from the coding sequence ATGGACGATAAAACAAGGATAAGAAAAGACATCATAATGTTTGAGGAGAACATCGGTAACATGAATGAAAAACTAAAAACCCAGAACAGCAAAGTTGTTGAACTAGCAAAACAGTACTACGAGGATTCTAAATATTATCTTGGTAAAAAAGATTATTTCACTGCTTTTGGTTGTATAAACTATGCACATGGTCTTTTAGATGCAATTATAAAGTTTTAA
- a CDS encoding TrmB family transcriptional regulator, with translation MQEKPARLDKSLEKIVLEILKSRAKARIYVYLIGRNGAKSEQIIKGTKLHPSTVREMLSDMHYKKLIYRKKIQKDGIGKNPYMYFAIPPVELLKRYRNEMEDRLNRLARLAFSANNETYNGSVKIKIIEGPEKYEHS, from the coding sequence ATGCAGGAGAAGCCAGCTAGACTAGACAAAAGCCTCGAAAAAATAGTACTTGAGATACTTAAATCTAGAGCGAAAGCACGAATATATGTATATCTAATTGGTAGAAATGGTGCGAAGAGTGAGCAAATCATAAAAGGTACAAAACTACACCCTAGCACTGTACGAGAGATGCTATCTGATATGCATTATAAAAAGTTGATTTACAGAAAAAAAATCCAGAAAGATGGTATAGGAAAAAACCCGTACATGTATTTTGCAATCCCTCCTGTAGAGCTTCTAAAAAGATACAGAAATGAAATGGAAGATAGACTAAACAGACTTGCGAGATTGGCTTTTTCAGCAAATAATGAAACATATAATGGGAGTGTTAAAATCAAGATTATTGAGGGCCCAGAGAAATATGAACATAGTTAG
- a CDS encoding efflux RND transporter permease subunit: MNIVRPLAKMLVKRPKTVLLVYTIITILIGLNIQNIYMQSDLSKFLPSDDPTIQLWARIYKEFPIGATIIVYIDQTHKSYDIRDFRVLTEMDEIIRAVDPYPDGRDGVSSVQSISNYIKEENAKQWIPGGLGGTGRNEIPTPYNAGNYEELIARYMTRLKTEETKGVLYTNDYKVAVIVIQLASGANYYDILDKTKLAIENRGTSYSDMFVTGTFAVQKAMQERTFQALKIVFPLAIVLVVIVLLFFHRTIKGLVIGLLPLAYALVLTFGILGVVQPELSMLSIAVVALLVGLGVDYSIYLANRFVEEYTIQDKIERVERTIGRTGKAVLMCAVTTIIGFGSLMSSYMPPMAIFGFSCVIGISFALISSTILVPCLALILKFEKPEVNHRWKRFANIIVEYRKKLFAAACFLVILSLILIPNIRTDVNYYDMAPKGIPEIEKLLEYSERFGGGTSFNALLVETDTQGLTYPEVIDAIYNMQVEIRKIGVSVTSIADEIKKVNEVLDRNQITKKLGSMFGVSKIIYDRVAETGLINKDYSKTIIVVSLPAGKSVQELEALVNKINSIVENTHIPHNGQISQLVGQDVVTVKVNKQIMSSQTQSLITSFLLVLASLIIQFNSSKIGVISLAPVLFVLACQPGVLVTLDIPLSVINVSIASIMIGTTIDYSIQVTQRVREEIARGISKIEAVKTTIETSGWSIVGAATTTSIALTSTFIANIQSVNQFTIVVISLIVFSFVATMFVLPTLLTSKLID; encoded by the coding sequence ATGAACATAGTTAGACCTTTAGCAAAAATGTTGGTTAAACGACCAAAAACGGTCCTCCTAGTTTATACCATAATTACCATCTTGATTGGTCTTAACATTCAAAATATTTACATGCAATCTGATTTATCTAAATTTTTACCTAGTGATGACCCAACAATACAATTATGGGCTCGGATATACAAGGAGTTCCCAATAGGAGCTACTATCATCGTGTACATTGACCAAACACACAAGTCCTATGATATTAGAGACTTTAGGGTTTTAACTGAGATGGATGAAATCATTAGAGCAGTGGATCCTTATCCTGATGGTAGGGATGGTGTGTCATCTGTTCAAAGTATTTCGAATTATATTAAAGAAGAAAACGCGAAACAGTGGATCCCCGGTGGTCTCGGTGGGACAGGAAGAAATGAGATACCAACTCCATATAATGCTGGTAATTATGAGGAACTCATCGCTAGGTATATGACTCGGTTGAAAACTGAGGAGACAAAGGGTGTTCTTTATACAAACGACTATAAAGTTGCTGTTATAGTAATCCAACTAGCAAGTGGTGCTAATTACTATGATATCTTAGATAAAACTAAGTTGGCTATAGAAAACAGGGGAACTAGTTATTCTGATATGTTTGTAACCGGTACATTTGCGGTGCAGAAAGCAATGCAAGAACGTACTTTCCAGGCACTCAAAATAGTTTTCCCATTAGCTATTGTTCTTGTAGTAATTGTTTTACTGTTTTTCCATAGGACAATCAAAGGTCTTGTAATAGGTTTACTGCCACTTGCTTATGCCCTAGTTTTAACATTTGGTATACTAGGCGTAGTACAACCTGAGCTGAGTATGTTGTCTATTGCTGTCGTTGCGTTATTGGTAGGTCTTGGTGTTGATTATTCCATCTACCTGGCAAACAGGTTTGTTGAAGAATACACTATCCAAGATAAAATTGAGCGAGTGGAACGCACCATAGGTCGTACTGGAAAAGCAGTACTCATGTGTGCAGTTACCACAATCATCGGCTTTGGTTCCCTTATGAGCTCGTACATGCCGCCGATGGCGATATTTGGTTTTAGTTGTGTTATAGGTATCTCTTTTGCATTAATATCTTCAACTATCCTTGTACCATGTTTAGCTCTTATATTAAAATTTGAAAAACCTGAGGTAAATCATCGTTGGAAAAGATTTGCGAATATTATTGTTGAATACAGGAAAAAATTGTTTGCAGCTGCATGTTTCTTAGTTATACTATCTTTGATTCTTATACCTAATATAAGAACAGATGTAAACTACTATGATATGGCACCAAAGGGTATACCTGAGATAGAAAAACTCCTAGAATATTCAGAGAGATTTGGTGGCGGAACAAGTTTCAATGCCCTATTAGTTGAAACAGATACACAGGGGCTCACCTACCCAGAGGTTATTGATGCAATTTACAACATGCAAGTTGAGATTAGAAAAATTGGTGTCTCTGTAACCTCGATAGCTGATGAAATCAAAAAAGTAAACGAGGTGCTAGATCGAAACCAGATAACAAAAAAACTGGGTTCCATGTTTGGTGTTAGCAAAATAATATATGACCGAGTCGCTGAAACAGGGTTAATAAACAAAGATTACTCAAAAACCATAATAGTTGTTTCTTTACCTGCTGGTAAAAGCGTCCAAGAACTAGAGGCATTAGTAAATAAAATAAATAGTATAGTAGAAAATACACATATTCCTCACAATGGACAGATTTCCCAGCTCGTAGGCCAAGATGTGGTAACAGTTAAAGTTAACAAACAGATAATGAGCTCACAAACACAGTCACTTATCACCTCTTTTTTACTTGTGTTAGCATCCCTGATAATCCAATTCAACTCCTCAAAAATAGGAGTGATATCCCTAGCACCTGTTTTATTTGTGTTAGCATGTCAACCAGGGGTACTAGTAACACTTGATATACCCCTATCTGTCATAAACGTCTCAATCGCATCCATTATGATAGGCACAACCATAGATTATAGCATACAAGTTACACAGAGAGTACGTGAAGAAATTGCTAGAGGCATATCAAAAATAGAAGCAGTTAAAACCACGATAGAAACATCAGGATGGTCAATAGTTGGAGCAGCAACAACAACAAGTATCGCATTAACATCAACATTTATAGCAAACATTCAATCAGTAAACCAGTTTACTATCGTTGTAATATCACTTATTGTTTTTTCATTTGTTGCAACCATGTTTGTTTTACCAACTCTCCTAACATCAAAACTAATAGATTAA